One stretch of Sander lucioperca isolate FBNREF2018 chromosome 13, SLUC_FBN_1.2, whole genome shotgun sequence DNA includes these proteins:
- the LOC116054997 gene encoding chromatin complexes subunit BAP18, with protein sequence MTSASAKVGEIFSAAGAAFTKLGELTMQLHPVSDSSPAGAKWTETEIEMLRLAVRRFGDDLNNISTVIKERTVAQIKSTVKRKLYEDSRVPISSESPKKTVKKTAMTPAPALAAPAMIAVQTSQVVVATGMQNSPSLAPPLKKQKTADVTLSALNDSDVNSDLVDIEGLGDGSSNKKLNFDQESLNLDSSLIMNSSDLPLLSR encoded by the exons ATGACGTCTGCCTCTGCTAAG GTCGGGGAGATCTTCTCCGCAGCAGGAGCTGCCTTCACCAAGCTGGGGGAGCTGACCATGCAGCTGCACCCAGTCTCAGACTCCAGCCCTGcagg AGCCAAATGGACGGAGACGGAGATCGAGATGCTGCGTCTGGCGGTGCGTCGGTTTGGAGACGACCTCAACAACATCAGCACCGTGATCAAAGAGCGCACTGT TGCTCAGATAAAGAGCACGGTGAAGAGGAAGCTGTACGAGGACAGCCGCGTGCCCATTTCCTCCGAATCGCCCAAGAAGACCGTCAAGAAAACCGCCATGACGCCGGCTCCGGCGCTCGCCGCGCCCGCCATGATCGCCGTGCAGACCTCGCAGGTTGTCGTGGCGACGGGCATGCAGAACAGCCCCTCTCTGGCCCCGCCCCTCAAGAAACAGAAGACAGCAG ACGTGACTCTGAGCGCTCTCAACGACTCTGACGTGAACAGCGACCTCGTGGACATCGAAGGACTCGGCGACGGATCGTCCAACAAGAAGCTGAACTTTGACCAAG AGAGCCTGAACTTGGACTCGAGCCTCATCATGAACTCCAGTGACCTCCCCCTGCTGTCccgctga